A window from Carassius carassius chromosome 40, fCarCar2.1, whole genome shotgun sequence encodes these proteins:
- the LOC132122118 gene encoding disks large-associated protein 5-like isoform X1, whose translation MDSRFAHLYKRDSSVSMIRVKMSRRRSQSQKVNREKIQNLRRHLDHLPEIELSMDASSLMATQDKSPKTKAANDVNAAAEERKKMLARYKENKMLQKEKEKRVKEKKGVFKVGLYKPQPLGYLPLNTAAQSRAKITETNQSTRVTRSMMQNQKVPVILQPAAERHAVPKKVENALTTRASAKTNSKSVTTTKTRAATVEPSLRAPTTRSAAKTSAAVVKPVTDSRTAKSRSTVKCSVAPSPGKEKDVQGNTKAFIEKKTAKKKDTAVDSWRPEEEEPKAAAPSFAPQGFVFQPPVGLRSFEPAPLSPHSASAFFSPSFLSDGNVEPTFPSPPKPVLPAPSLSSPPPLLSTPPPDHPANPPSVSSPPPPSSSSTAPSPPLALLEPQHDVAYFREVMASETEHLTGLSELWESRFDDASIPEETRDQMRTAVGQARLLMKERFGQFSRLVDDCDLGRGEKITTCTDLQGFWDMVYFQVEDVNKKFNALKEAEAREWKEEVRPLARKRVAKKPPVVGGKAGTGACAAAKSRLAAVKAAMRAKQAEQKATETSDNIQEDSSSVPAAPAITLPSQTVVFNGGFFQVESPVKPSGAVRRSCRTSAVSSPCVSKFSTPGRQCRSTTVSHASPLPSLSATPLPIHQHELLPAFTPLRSAEALPQSPRAPQISPDHNQNVSPDTDTRSQSHINFDLSSSSTQHTQPDTSNGPENSPVAQTHDSPSLCELPVDSSEPQHEENIPESMFSPSSQEEPQENISCEVSEESLHVQPGADAGLDTQSQGSSHSSSEPVEAEPSVCAPASPTLMPSTPTNVLRVSTALCNEVINGSPTSMDVEMTENQDAECLDIERYLQPTVRYSMSLAQSPAAERFSFGAVDAEMESPVTQAEERPNDVLATPTAFPRMVFSPQISQMSENLLLIFPERKEKVRQSVCERDLITFTPPTYK comes from the exons ATGGACTCTCGCTTTGCTCACCTGTACAAGCGGGACAGCAGTGTGTCTATGATCCGGGTTAAGATGTCCAGACGACGGTCTCAGTCTCAGAAAGTGAACCGAGAGAAGATCCAGAACCTGCGCAGACACCTGGACCATCTGCCAGAGATCGAGCTCTCAATGGATGCATCCAGCCTCATGGCCACCCAAGACAAATCACCAAAAACAAAGGCAGCTAATG ATGTAAATGCTGCTGCTGAGGAGAGAAAGAAGATGCTTGCTCGTTACAAAGAAAACAAGATGTTGCAGAAGGAGAAGGAAAAGCGGGTCAAAGAGAAGAAAGGCGTGTTTAAGGTCGGCCTTTATAAGCCACAGCCACTCGGGTATCTGCCCTTAAACACGGCTGCACAAAGCAGAGCCAAG ATCACAGAAACTAACCAGTCCACACGAGTGACCCGCTCAATGATGCAGAATCAAAAGGTA CCTGTTATATTACAGCCAGCAGCAGAAAGACATGCAGTTCCAAAGAAAG TTGAAAATGCATTAACCACCAGAGCTTCAGCCAAGACTAATTCAAAATCTGTGACTACCACCAAAACCAGAGCAGCTACAG TTGAACCATCTTTAAGAGCTCCAACCACACGATCAGCTGCTAAAACATCAGCAGCTGTGGTTAAACCGGTTACTG ATTCTAGGACTGCAAAATCAAGATCAACCGTTAAATGTTCTGTAGCGCCCTCTCCAGGCAAAGAGAAAGACGTACAAG GCAACACAAaggcatttattgaaaaaaag ACTGCTAAGAAAAAGGACACTGCTGTTGATTCTTGGAGACCTGAGGAAGAGGAACCCAAAGCTGCTGCCCCCTCATTTGCCCCTCAGGGATTCGTGTTCCAGCCTCCTGTTGGTCTAAGGTCGTTTGAGCCTGCACCGCTCTCTCCACATTCAGCCAGTGCCTTCTTCTCACCGAG ctTCCTTTCTGATGGCAATGTGGAGCCCACCTTCCCCTCTCCCCCAAAACCTGTTCTCCCTGCTCCTTCCCTCTCCTCCCCTCCACCACTTCTGTCAACTCCGCCACCAGATCATCCTGCCAACCCTCCCTCAGTGTCCTCTCCCCCTCCTCCATCGTCCAGCTCCACAGCACCATCACCTCCCTTGGCCCTCTTGGAGCCTCAGCATGATGTTGCCTATTTCAG GGAAGTGATGGCCAGTGAGACTGAGCATTTGACTGGACTTTCTGAGCTGTGGGAGTCACGATTTGATGATGCTTCTATCCCAGAGGAGA CGCGTGACCAGATGCGTACAGCTGTGGGCCAGGCCAGATTGTTGATGAAAGAGCGCTTTGGTCAGTTCAGCAGACTGGTGGATGACTGTGACTTGGGCCGTGGAGAGAAAATAACAACCTGTACTGACTTGCAGGGCTTCTGGGACATGGTGTACTTTCAG gtGGAAGATGTTAACAAGAAATTTAATGCCTTGAAAGAGGCAGAAGCAAGGGAGTGGAAAGAGGAAGTCAGGCCTCTTGCCAGAAAAAGAGTGGCCAAA AAGCCTCCTGTTGTAGGAGGGAAGGCTGGAACAGGTGCCTGTGCTGCAGCTAAGAGTCGACTGGCTGCTGTAAAGGCTGCCATGAGAGCCAAGCAGGCTGAACAGAAAGCCACTGAGACTTCAGACAACATCCAGGAAGACTCGAGCTCTGTTCCTGCAGCCCCTGCCATCACACTGCCTTCACAGACCGTTGTGTTTAATGGAGGCTTCTTCCAGGTGGAAAGTCCAGTCAAGCCATCAG gTGCTGTTAGAAGATCGTGTCGAACCAGTGCAGTTTCTTCACCCTGTGTTTCTAAGTTCAGCACTCCAGGCAGGCAGTGCAGATCTACTACAGTTTCTCACGCTTCCCCTCTACCTAGCTTATCTGCAACACCTCTTCCAATCCATCAGCATGAGTTATTGCCTGCTTTCACTCCTCTCCGTTCTGCTGAGGCCCTCCCACAGTCACCCAGAGCTCCTCAGATTAGTCCTGACCACAACCAAAATGTTTCGCCTGACACGGACACCCGCTCCCAGAGCCATATTAACTTTGATTTAAGCTCTTCCAGTACCCAACACACTCAACCAGATACCAGTAATGGACCAGAAAACAGTCCAGTAGCCCAAACACATGACTCACCCAGCCTGTGTGAGCTACCTGTTGATTCTTCAGAACCTCAGCATGAAGAAAACATTCCAGAGTCTATGTTTAGTCCTTCTTCCCAAGAGGAACCACAAGAGAACATTTCTTGTGAAGTCTCTGAAGAGAGTTTGCATGTCCAGCCTGGAGCAGATGCTGGTCTAGATACTCAATCCCAGGGCTCATCTCATAGCTCTTCAGAACCAGTGGAAGCAGAACCCAGTGTCTGTGCACCTGCTTCCCCTACCCTGATGCCCTCCACACCAACCAATGTTCTCAGAGTTTCTACAGCTCTCTGTAATGAGGTCATTAACGG ATCTCCAACCAGTATGGATGTTGAAATGACTGAAAATCAAGATGCTGAG TGTTTGGACATTGAGCGTTACCTGCAACCAACCGTGAGATACAGCATGTCTCTTGCACAGAGTCCTGCAGCAGAGAGGTTCTCTTTTGGGGCAGTGGATGCTGAGATGGAGAGCCCGGTGACTCAGGCAGAGGAGCGCCCGAATGATGTCTTGGCAACACCTACAG CTTTTCCCAGAATGGTGTTCTCACCCCAGATCAGTCAG ATGTCGGAGAATCTGTTGCTGATCTTCCCAGAACGGAAGGAGAAAGTGAGACAGTCAGTGTGTGAACGTGACCTGATCACATTCACACCTCCCACGTACAAATAA
- the LOC132122118 gene encoding disks large-associated protein 5-like isoform X2: MDSRFAHLYKRDSSVSMIRVKMSRRRSQSQKVNREKIQNLRRHLDHLPEIELSMDASSLMATQDKSPKTKAANDVNAAAEERKKMLARYKENKMLQKEKEKRVKEKKGVFKVGLYKPQPLGYLPLNTAAQSRAKITETNQSTRVTRSMMQNQKVPVILQPAAERHAVPKKVENALTTRASAKTNSKSVTTTKTRAATVEPSLRAPTTRSAAKTSAAVVKPVTDSRTAKSRSTVKCSVAPSPGKEKDVQGNTKAFIEKKKKDTAVDSWRPEEEEPKAAAPSFAPQGFVFQPPVGLRSFEPAPLSPHSASAFFSPSFLSDGNVEPTFPSPPKPVLPAPSLSSPPPLLSTPPPDHPANPPSVSSPPPPSSSSTAPSPPLALLEPQHDVAYFREVMASETEHLTGLSELWESRFDDASIPEETRDQMRTAVGQARLLMKERFGQFSRLVDDCDLGRGEKITTCTDLQGFWDMVYFQVEDVNKKFNALKEAEAREWKEEVRPLARKRVAKKPPVVGGKAGTGACAAAKSRLAAVKAAMRAKQAEQKATETSDNIQEDSSSVPAAPAITLPSQTVVFNGGFFQVESPVKPSGAVRRSCRTSAVSSPCVSKFSTPGRQCRSTTVSHASPLPSLSATPLPIHQHELLPAFTPLRSAEALPQSPRAPQISPDHNQNVSPDTDTRSQSHINFDLSSSSTQHTQPDTSNGPENSPVAQTHDSPSLCELPVDSSEPQHEENIPESMFSPSSQEEPQENISCEVSEESLHVQPGADAGLDTQSQGSSHSSSEPVEAEPSVCAPASPTLMPSTPTNVLRVSTALCNEVINGSPTSMDVEMTENQDAECLDIERYLQPTVRYSMSLAQSPAAERFSFGAVDAEMESPVTQAEERPNDVLATPTAFPRMVFSPQISQMSENLLLIFPERKEKVRQSVCERDLITFTPPTYK, from the exons ATGGACTCTCGCTTTGCTCACCTGTACAAGCGGGACAGCAGTGTGTCTATGATCCGGGTTAAGATGTCCAGACGACGGTCTCAGTCTCAGAAAGTGAACCGAGAGAAGATCCAGAACCTGCGCAGACACCTGGACCATCTGCCAGAGATCGAGCTCTCAATGGATGCATCCAGCCTCATGGCCACCCAAGACAAATCACCAAAAACAAAGGCAGCTAATG ATGTAAATGCTGCTGCTGAGGAGAGAAAGAAGATGCTTGCTCGTTACAAAGAAAACAAGATGTTGCAGAAGGAGAAGGAAAAGCGGGTCAAAGAGAAGAAAGGCGTGTTTAAGGTCGGCCTTTATAAGCCACAGCCACTCGGGTATCTGCCCTTAAACACGGCTGCACAAAGCAGAGCCAAG ATCACAGAAACTAACCAGTCCACACGAGTGACCCGCTCAATGATGCAGAATCAAAAGGTA CCTGTTATATTACAGCCAGCAGCAGAAAGACATGCAGTTCCAAAGAAAG TTGAAAATGCATTAACCACCAGAGCTTCAGCCAAGACTAATTCAAAATCTGTGACTACCACCAAAACCAGAGCAGCTACAG TTGAACCATCTTTAAGAGCTCCAACCACACGATCAGCTGCTAAAACATCAGCAGCTGTGGTTAAACCGGTTACTG ATTCTAGGACTGCAAAATCAAGATCAACCGTTAAATGTTCTGTAGCGCCCTCTCCAGGCAAAGAGAAAGACGTACAAG GCAACACAAaggcatttattgaaaaaaag AAAAAGGACACTGCTGTTGATTCTTGGAGACCTGAGGAAGAGGAACCCAAAGCTGCTGCCCCCTCATTTGCCCCTCAGGGATTCGTGTTCCAGCCTCCTGTTGGTCTAAGGTCGTTTGAGCCTGCACCGCTCTCTCCACATTCAGCCAGTGCCTTCTTCTCACCGAG ctTCCTTTCTGATGGCAATGTGGAGCCCACCTTCCCCTCTCCCCCAAAACCTGTTCTCCCTGCTCCTTCCCTCTCCTCCCCTCCACCACTTCTGTCAACTCCGCCACCAGATCATCCTGCCAACCCTCCCTCAGTGTCCTCTCCCCCTCCTCCATCGTCCAGCTCCACAGCACCATCACCTCCCTTGGCCCTCTTGGAGCCTCAGCATGATGTTGCCTATTTCAG GGAAGTGATGGCCAGTGAGACTGAGCATTTGACTGGACTTTCTGAGCTGTGGGAGTCACGATTTGATGATGCTTCTATCCCAGAGGAGA CGCGTGACCAGATGCGTACAGCTGTGGGCCAGGCCAGATTGTTGATGAAAGAGCGCTTTGGTCAGTTCAGCAGACTGGTGGATGACTGTGACTTGGGCCGTGGAGAGAAAATAACAACCTGTACTGACTTGCAGGGCTTCTGGGACATGGTGTACTTTCAG gtGGAAGATGTTAACAAGAAATTTAATGCCTTGAAAGAGGCAGAAGCAAGGGAGTGGAAAGAGGAAGTCAGGCCTCTTGCCAGAAAAAGAGTGGCCAAA AAGCCTCCTGTTGTAGGAGGGAAGGCTGGAACAGGTGCCTGTGCTGCAGCTAAGAGTCGACTGGCTGCTGTAAAGGCTGCCATGAGAGCCAAGCAGGCTGAACAGAAAGCCACTGAGACTTCAGACAACATCCAGGAAGACTCGAGCTCTGTTCCTGCAGCCCCTGCCATCACACTGCCTTCACAGACCGTTGTGTTTAATGGAGGCTTCTTCCAGGTGGAAAGTCCAGTCAAGCCATCAG gTGCTGTTAGAAGATCGTGTCGAACCAGTGCAGTTTCTTCACCCTGTGTTTCTAAGTTCAGCACTCCAGGCAGGCAGTGCAGATCTACTACAGTTTCTCACGCTTCCCCTCTACCTAGCTTATCTGCAACACCTCTTCCAATCCATCAGCATGAGTTATTGCCTGCTTTCACTCCTCTCCGTTCTGCTGAGGCCCTCCCACAGTCACCCAGAGCTCCTCAGATTAGTCCTGACCACAACCAAAATGTTTCGCCTGACACGGACACCCGCTCCCAGAGCCATATTAACTTTGATTTAAGCTCTTCCAGTACCCAACACACTCAACCAGATACCAGTAATGGACCAGAAAACAGTCCAGTAGCCCAAACACATGACTCACCCAGCCTGTGTGAGCTACCTGTTGATTCTTCAGAACCTCAGCATGAAGAAAACATTCCAGAGTCTATGTTTAGTCCTTCTTCCCAAGAGGAACCACAAGAGAACATTTCTTGTGAAGTCTCTGAAGAGAGTTTGCATGTCCAGCCTGGAGCAGATGCTGGTCTAGATACTCAATCCCAGGGCTCATCTCATAGCTCTTCAGAACCAGTGGAAGCAGAACCCAGTGTCTGTGCACCTGCTTCCCCTACCCTGATGCCCTCCACACCAACCAATGTTCTCAGAGTTTCTACAGCTCTCTGTAATGAGGTCATTAACGG ATCTCCAACCAGTATGGATGTTGAAATGACTGAAAATCAAGATGCTGAG TGTTTGGACATTGAGCGTTACCTGCAACCAACCGTGAGATACAGCATGTCTCTTGCACAGAGTCCTGCAGCAGAGAGGTTCTCTTTTGGGGCAGTGGATGCTGAGATGGAGAGCCCGGTGACTCAGGCAGAGGAGCGCCCGAATGATGTCTTGGCAACACCTACAG CTTTTCCCAGAATGGTGTTCTCACCCCAGATCAGTCAG ATGTCGGAGAATCTGTTGCTGATCTTCCCAGAACGGAAGGAGAAAGTGAGACAGTCAGTGTGTGAACGTGACCTGATCACATTCACACCTCCCACGTACAAATAA
- the LOC132122118 gene encoding disks large-associated protein 5-like isoform X5 — translation MDSRFAHLYKRDSSVSMIRVKMSRRRSQSQKVNREKIQNLRRHLDHLPEIELSMDASSLMATQDKSPKTKAANDVNAAAEERKKMLARYKENKMLQKEKEKRVKEKKGVFKVGLYKPQPLGYLPLNTAAQSRAKPAAERHAVPKKVENALTTRASAKTNSKSVTTTKTRAATVEPSLRAPTTRSAAKTSAAVVKPVTDSRTAKSRSTVKCSVAPSPGKEKDVQGNTKAFIEKKTAKKKDTAVDSWRPEEEEPKAAAPSFAPQGFVFQPPVGLRSFEPAPLSPHSASAFFSPSFLSDGNVEPTFPSPPKPVLPAPSLSSPPPLLSTPPPDHPANPPSVSSPPPPSSSSTAPSPPLALLEPQHDVAYFREVMASETEHLTGLSELWESRFDDASIPEETRDQMRTAVGQARLLMKERFGQFSRLVDDCDLGRGEKITTCTDLQGFWDMVYFQVEDVNKKFNALKEAEAREWKEEVRPLARKRVAKKPPVVGGKAGTGACAAAKSRLAAVKAAMRAKQAEQKATETSDNIQEDSSSVPAAPAITLPSQTVVFNGGFFQVESPVKPSGAVRRSCRTSAVSSPCVSKFSTPGRQCRSTTVSHASPLPSLSATPLPIHQHELLPAFTPLRSAEALPQSPRAPQISPDHNQNVSPDTDTRSQSHINFDLSSSSTQHTQPDTSNGPENSPVAQTHDSPSLCELPVDSSEPQHEENIPESMFSPSSQEEPQENISCEVSEESLHVQPGADAGLDTQSQGSSHSSSEPVEAEPSVCAPASPTLMPSTPTNVLRVSTALCNEVINGSPTSMDVEMTENQDAECLDIERYLQPTVRYSMSLAQSPAAERFSFGAVDAEMESPVTQAEERPNDVLATPTAFPRMVFSPQISQMSENLLLIFPERKEKVRQSVCERDLITFTPPTYK, via the exons ATGGACTCTCGCTTTGCTCACCTGTACAAGCGGGACAGCAGTGTGTCTATGATCCGGGTTAAGATGTCCAGACGACGGTCTCAGTCTCAGAAAGTGAACCGAGAGAAGATCCAGAACCTGCGCAGACACCTGGACCATCTGCCAGAGATCGAGCTCTCAATGGATGCATCCAGCCTCATGGCCACCCAAGACAAATCACCAAAAACAAAGGCAGCTAATG ATGTAAATGCTGCTGCTGAGGAGAGAAAGAAGATGCTTGCTCGTTACAAAGAAAACAAGATGTTGCAGAAGGAGAAGGAAAAGCGGGTCAAAGAGAAGAAAGGCGTGTTTAAGGTCGGCCTTTATAAGCCACAGCCACTCGGGTATCTGCCCTTAAACACGGCTGCACAAAGCAGAGCCAAG CCAGCAGCAGAAAGACATGCAGTTCCAAAGAAAG TTGAAAATGCATTAACCACCAGAGCTTCAGCCAAGACTAATTCAAAATCTGTGACTACCACCAAAACCAGAGCAGCTACAG TTGAACCATCTTTAAGAGCTCCAACCACACGATCAGCTGCTAAAACATCAGCAGCTGTGGTTAAACCGGTTACTG ATTCTAGGACTGCAAAATCAAGATCAACCGTTAAATGTTCTGTAGCGCCCTCTCCAGGCAAAGAGAAAGACGTACAAG GCAACACAAaggcatttattgaaaaaaag ACTGCTAAGAAAAAGGACACTGCTGTTGATTCTTGGAGACCTGAGGAAGAGGAACCCAAAGCTGCTGCCCCCTCATTTGCCCCTCAGGGATTCGTGTTCCAGCCTCCTGTTGGTCTAAGGTCGTTTGAGCCTGCACCGCTCTCTCCACATTCAGCCAGTGCCTTCTTCTCACCGAG ctTCCTTTCTGATGGCAATGTGGAGCCCACCTTCCCCTCTCCCCCAAAACCTGTTCTCCCTGCTCCTTCCCTCTCCTCCCCTCCACCACTTCTGTCAACTCCGCCACCAGATCATCCTGCCAACCCTCCCTCAGTGTCCTCTCCCCCTCCTCCATCGTCCAGCTCCACAGCACCATCACCTCCCTTGGCCCTCTTGGAGCCTCAGCATGATGTTGCCTATTTCAG GGAAGTGATGGCCAGTGAGACTGAGCATTTGACTGGACTTTCTGAGCTGTGGGAGTCACGATTTGATGATGCTTCTATCCCAGAGGAGA CGCGTGACCAGATGCGTACAGCTGTGGGCCAGGCCAGATTGTTGATGAAAGAGCGCTTTGGTCAGTTCAGCAGACTGGTGGATGACTGTGACTTGGGCCGTGGAGAGAAAATAACAACCTGTACTGACTTGCAGGGCTTCTGGGACATGGTGTACTTTCAG gtGGAAGATGTTAACAAGAAATTTAATGCCTTGAAAGAGGCAGAAGCAAGGGAGTGGAAAGAGGAAGTCAGGCCTCTTGCCAGAAAAAGAGTGGCCAAA AAGCCTCCTGTTGTAGGAGGGAAGGCTGGAACAGGTGCCTGTGCTGCAGCTAAGAGTCGACTGGCTGCTGTAAAGGCTGCCATGAGAGCCAAGCAGGCTGAACAGAAAGCCACTGAGACTTCAGACAACATCCAGGAAGACTCGAGCTCTGTTCCTGCAGCCCCTGCCATCACACTGCCTTCACAGACCGTTGTGTTTAATGGAGGCTTCTTCCAGGTGGAAAGTCCAGTCAAGCCATCAG gTGCTGTTAGAAGATCGTGTCGAACCAGTGCAGTTTCTTCACCCTGTGTTTCTAAGTTCAGCACTCCAGGCAGGCAGTGCAGATCTACTACAGTTTCTCACGCTTCCCCTCTACCTAGCTTATCTGCAACACCTCTTCCAATCCATCAGCATGAGTTATTGCCTGCTTTCACTCCTCTCCGTTCTGCTGAGGCCCTCCCACAGTCACCCAGAGCTCCTCAGATTAGTCCTGACCACAACCAAAATGTTTCGCCTGACACGGACACCCGCTCCCAGAGCCATATTAACTTTGATTTAAGCTCTTCCAGTACCCAACACACTCAACCAGATACCAGTAATGGACCAGAAAACAGTCCAGTAGCCCAAACACATGACTCACCCAGCCTGTGTGAGCTACCTGTTGATTCTTCAGAACCTCAGCATGAAGAAAACATTCCAGAGTCTATGTTTAGTCCTTCTTCCCAAGAGGAACCACAAGAGAACATTTCTTGTGAAGTCTCTGAAGAGAGTTTGCATGTCCAGCCTGGAGCAGATGCTGGTCTAGATACTCAATCCCAGGGCTCATCTCATAGCTCTTCAGAACCAGTGGAAGCAGAACCCAGTGTCTGTGCACCTGCTTCCCCTACCCTGATGCCCTCCACACCAACCAATGTTCTCAGAGTTTCTACAGCTCTCTGTAATGAGGTCATTAACGG ATCTCCAACCAGTATGGATGTTGAAATGACTGAAAATCAAGATGCTGAG TGTTTGGACATTGAGCGTTACCTGCAACCAACCGTGAGATACAGCATGTCTCTTGCACAGAGTCCTGCAGCAGAGAGGTTCTCTTTTGGGGCAGTGGATGCTGAGATGGAGAGCCCGGTGACTCAGGCAGAGGAGCGCCCGAATGATGTCTTGGCAACACCTACAG CTTTTCCCAGAATGGTGTTCTCACCCCAGATCAGTCAG ATGTCGGAGAATCTGTTGCTGATCTTCCCAGAACGGAAGGAGAAAGTGAGACAGTCAGTGTGTGAACGTGACCTGATCACATTCACACCTCCCACGTACAAATAA